In Paraburkholderia caribensis, a single window of DNA contains:
- a CDS encoding response regulator transcription factor: MENKIRVIVADDHACVRVGVRCLLEQIAHVSVAGEAANTQALAELLDACACDVVVTDIGMPGIDGESNAIQFLRRLLHQTPQLPVVVLTMIHQPSILMGLLQHGVAAIVDKRDITASLVHAIDAALTGQGYVSDHARAAIAKAGTPQPRAGVMSAGEWKVFTMYVSGLTIGQIAARLNRSAKTISTQKRNAMRKLGLETEADVIDFACQIGLT, encoded by the coding sequence ATGGAAAACAAGATTCGCGTCATCGTCGCCGACGATCACGCGTGTGTACGCGTGGGCGTCAGGTGTCTGCTTGAACAGATCGCCCATGTGTCGGTGGCGGGCGAAGCAGCGAACACGCAGGCGCTCGCCGAACTGCTCGATGCATGCGCATGCGACGTCGTCGTAACGGATATCGGCATGCCGGGCATCGACGGAGAAAGCAATGCGATCCAGTTCCTGCGGCGGTTGCTGCATCAGACGCCTCAGTTGCCGGTTGTCGTGCTCACCATGATTCATCAGCCGTCCATCCTGATGGGGCTGCTGCAGCATGGCGTTGCGGCGATCGTCGACAAGCGGGATATCACCGCATCGTTGGTTCACGCAATCGACGCTGCGCTGACTGGTCAAGGTTATGTGTCAGATCACGCGCGCGCCGCCATTGCGAAGGCGGGCACACCGCAGCCGCGGGCCGGCGTGATGAGCGCAGGCGAATGGAAAGTCTTCACGATGTACGTGAGCGGTCTGACCATCGGCCAGATTGCCGCCAGGCTGAACCGTAGCGCAAAGACGATCAGCACGCAGAAGCGCAATGCAATGCGCAAGCTCGGACTCGAGACGGAGGCTGACGTGATCGACTTTGCCTGCCAGATCGGCCTCACCTGA
- a CDS encoding aquaporin, translating into MSGLGKRLVVEGAGTAWLVFVGCGTAMLNAGAQGNSLLAAPLAFGLALATATYVLGRFSGAHFNPAVTVGFVTAQRFPVRYLAPYIAAQVLGALAGAALLVYIASGRPGFELAASEFGANGYGDHSPGDYPLHSALAVEITMSFAFVLVRMLVSNVQSANLIDPLVAGVWLMLSYVVATPITNASLNPARSTGPALFVGDWALDQLWLFWAAPLAGGMLAGLLHSHLSGDPGDIFAQPSRGGRHGESA; encoded by the coding sequence ATGTCAGGGCTGGGAAAGCGGTTGGTTGTCGAAGGTGCCGGTACGGCGTGGCTCGTGTTCGTTGGATGCGGCACGGCCATGCTCAACGCTGGGGCGCAGGGGAATAGCCTTCTCGCTGCGCCGCTCGCATTCGGTCTCGCGCTGGCTACAGCGACCTATGTACTCGGGCGCTTCTCGGGCGCCCACTTCAATCCTGCCGTCACCGTCGGTTTTGTGACGGCGCAACGCTTTCCCGTTCGCTATCTCGCGCCGTATATCGCCGCGCAGGTGCTCGGCGCGCTCGCAGGTGCGGCGCTGCTCGTCTACATCGCCAGCGGACGTCCCGGCTTCGAACTCGCAGCAAGCGAGTTCGGCGCGAACGGATATGGCGACCATTCTCCCGGCGACTATCCGCTCCATTCCGCGCTGGCCGTCGAAATCACCATGTCGTTTGCGTTCGTGCTGGTGCGCATGCTCGTTTCCAATGTCCAGTCGGCGAACCTGATCGATCCGCTCGTGGCAGGCGTATGGCTGATGCTGAGCTACGTCGTTGCGACGCCCATCACCAATGCATCGTTGAATCCCGCGCGTTCCACGGGACCGGCGCTGTTCGTAGGCGACTGGGCGCTCGACCAGTTGTGGCTCTTCTGGGCGGCTCCGCTGGCGGGCGGCATGCTTGCCGGCTTGCTCCATTCGCATCTGTCCGGCGACCCGGGCGATATCTTCGCGCAGCCGTCCCGGGGGGGGCGGCATGGCGAGTCGGCCTGA
- a CDS encoding ATP-binding protein produces the protein MASRPERTHMDRSRIFTHSRVHATRRAWLPGVCLALKASLALLLILLSGQPAQAALGARPPAFPSRLIVGVLTNGWSPFEMFQEGRITGLSVDYLRAVVGPDVEITTKSFPDLNELLAAACANRVDVLMSIARTPEREHCLSFSVPYFRGSTSVVTRASNAMAFTGEAQIQSARVAIERGFALGAVLRERFPRARIDSFADTLAALRAIKRGDDDAYFGFTPAVRHYLADPEFRDLSIAFEETGQASEMRFAVPAAKSELRDKLDRGLSALRPDDEAAIRARWIGGSFESRPEPSVSSLVLSREEQAWLKSLPPLSVGFDADWAPFTTLDELGRPAGIAADYLDYLGRTLGLSFHRAPAKDWPTTIADFNRGNVALLATATRNDSELEHATFTRAYETYPLVIVAREAEPAARGLNDFAARRIVVSMHSQGALPFELYGVVATHATVAPNLDAALKLLAAGGADALVGNVAEIDAALTREYAGVLKVVGVVREPAPVGFAVHDDLAPLAGLIDRALLAMPASERQRIRQKWVTGDAPPQGGWSVTALRLLPVLIGIGVVLLVTLRAYVLLQREVGRRERTESELESQLNFQQTMMEMVPYPLVAKDLQGRYIGVNRAYEQATGLRREAVIGRTSADVHAWGKDNSSRLEQLTREALQSGSATQIELEFEDGESDIRHGLFCVCICNGADGTPLCVLGTLVDITDIRRAEMLASEMQRRLVDVTSSLPAVVFQLRRGLDGRYTFPYVGGDTQHLLGYDSAVLMRRPALDFGSICADDRPGVVAALERSAEMSEPLHLEFRIDGPSEQRWVRAQLVPRREPSNATVWSGYWVDASIERLRADELARARDLAEAASRAKDDFLAMMSHEIRTPMNGVLGLVEVLERTRLDADQGEMLGMIHESAGALLQILDDLLDYSKIEAGRLTIESEPIDLRDLVDTAVGLLAGRAHEKGLKVRVDIDPQIAATLRGDSVRLRQILFNLLGNAIKFTPRGEVDVNVKVVEESEAGQTVEMTVVDTGIGIAPEVQARLFEPFMQAESSTTRRFGGTGLGLTICRKLIALMGGTLSLSSTPGKGTHMTLRLRMPLEMQQYTAGGLRGKRGIVATPDACVAKALAHFGAALGIELRCAGADLAELRDPQALRSVDLIFVGDGVELPAAVAQAGAKIISLTEKPKPTGYRIVDNAVRVSINPISWRGLSAACAAALTGLSPTPARLPGAAETAAAPPDRERAIACGRLVLVAEDHPVNQELIRHQLALLGFACDVVNNGAEALEALDATPYGFLITDCHMPIMSGYELARSVRESERLTGAHLPILGITANTAPEDLKACREAGMDDCLVKPTRLATLREYLSRWFGADSARPATLGDATTAVVPDAGHESAGGIPFVPVDLSQLTQIWGSESTVKSLLDAFVSAVRDDLRALPPLLNDIDIPALRQWHHRVAGAVGVLQYPPLLGALEQYRGQLTSAPSDALRSEGIALVRTCNAMLDGIEEQAALLA, from the coding sequence ATGGCGAGTCGGCCTGAGCGTACGCACATGGACCGATCGCGCATCTTCACCCATTCTCGTGTTCACGCCACACGTCGCGCCTGGTTGCCGGGAGTTTGCCTGGCATTGAAGGCAAGCCTCGCGCTGCTGTTGATACTGCTGAGCGGTCAGCCGGCCCAAGCCGCGCTTGGCGCGCGTCCACCAGCGTTTCCGTCCAGACTGATAGTCGGCGTGCTCACCAACGGCTGGTCGCCGTTCGAGATGTTTCAGGAAGGCCGTATCACCGGGCTGAGCGTCGACTATCTGCGCGCCGTCGTCGGGCCGGACGTCGAGATCACGACGAAGTCGTTTCCAGACCTCAACGAGTTGCTTGCCGCCGCGTGCGCGAATCGCGTGGATGTATTGATGAGCATAGCCCGCACGCCGGAGCGCGAGCATTGCCTGTCGTTCTCGGTGCCGTATTTTCGGGGATCGACTTCCGTCGTGACGCGGGCGAGCAATGCGATGGCTTTCACGGGCGAGGCACAGATTCAAAGCGCGCGCGTCGCCATTGAGCGGGGGTTCGCGCTCGGCGCCGTGCTACGCGAGCGTTTCCCGCGCGCACGTATCGACAGCTTCGCCGACACGCTTGCCGCGTTGCGCGCCATCAAGCGGGGTGACGACGACGCCTATTTCGGTTTTACGCCTGCCGTGCGGCATTATCTGGCGGACCCGGAATTCCGTGACCTCAGTATCGCGTTCGAGGAGACGGGGCAGGCGAGCGAGATGCGCTTTGCCGTGCCCGCCGCGAAAAGCGAGCTGCGCGACAAGCTGGACCGCGGGCTGTCCGCGTTGCGGCCGGACGACGAAGCCGCAATCCGGGCGCGCTGGATCGGCGGCAGTTTCGAATCGCGGCCAGAGCCGTCGGTGTCCAGTCTCGTGCTAAGCCGTGAGGAGCAGGCGTGGCTCAAGTCGCTTCCGCCGCTTTCCGTTGGCTTCGACGCCGACTGGGCGCCGTTCACCACGCTCGACGAGCTTGGCCGTCCCGCGGGTATCGCCGCCGACTATCTCGACTATCTGGGCCGCACGCTCGGCCTCTCGTTTCACCGCGCTCCAGCGAAGGACTGGCCGACCACGATTGCCGACTTCAACCGCGGTAACGTCGCGTTGCTCGCCACTGCCACGCGCAATGATTCCGAACTGGAGCACGCAACTTTTACCCGCGCCTACGAAACCTATCCGCTTGTCATCGTCGCGCGCGAGGCGGAACCTGCTGCGCGCGGCCTCAACGATTTTGCCGCGCGCCGCATCGTGGTGTCGATGCATAGCCAGGGGGCGTTGCCATTCGAGTTGTACGGCGTCGTCGCGACGCACGCGACGGTCGCGCCCAATCTCGATGCCGCGCTGAAACTGCTGGCCGCCGGCGGCGCCGACGCGCTGGTGGGCAACGTCGCGGAAATCGACGCTGCGCTGACACGGGAATATGCGGGCGTGCTGAAAGTGGTCGGCGTGGTGCGCGAGCCAGCTCCCGTCGGCTTCGCGGTTCATGACGACCTCGCGCCGTTGGCGGGGCTGATAGACCGCGCGCTGCTCGCGATGCCTGCTTCCGAGCGCCAGCGTATCCGTCAGAAATGGGTGACGGGCGACGCGCCGCCGCAAGGCGGTTGGAGCGTGACGGCACTGCGACTGCTGCCCGTGCTGATCGGCATCGGCGTCGTGCTGCTGGTGACCTTGCGCGCCTATGTGTTGCTGCAGCGTGAAGTGGGTCGACGCGAGCGCACCGAGAGCGAGCTCGAGTCGCAGCTGAACTTCCAGCAGACGATGATGGAAATGGTCCCATATCCGCTCGTCGCCAAAGACTTGCAAGGGCGCTATATCGGCGTCAACAGGGCTTACGAGCAGGCGACGGGCCTCAGGCGTGAAGCCGTGATCGGCCGCACGAGCGCGGACGTGCACGCCTGGGGGAAGGACAATAGCTCACGTCTCGAACAGTTGACGCGCGAAGCGCTGCAGAGCGGCTCGGCCACGCAGATCGAACTGGAGTTCGAAGACGGCGAGTCCGACATCCGGCATGGACTCTTTTGCGTGTGCATCTGTAACGGCGCCGACGGTACGCCGCTTTGCGTGCTCGGCACGCTGGTCGACATCACCGATATCCGCCGCGCCGAAATGCTCGCCAGCGAGATGCAGCGGCGTCTCGTCGACGTAACCAGCTCGTTGCCGGCGGTCGTCTTCCAGTTGCGCCGCGGGCTCGATGGCCGATACACGTTCCCCTATGTAGGCGGCGATACCCAACACTTGCTGGGTTACGACAGCGCTGTGCTGATGCGCCGCCCAGCGCTCGATTTCGGCAGCATTTGCGCGGACGACCGTCCCGGCGTCGTCGCCGCGCTCGAGCGTTCCGCTGAAATGTCGGAGCCGCTGCATCTGGAGTTCCGGATCGACGGTCCGAGCGAGCAGCGTTGGGTTCGCGCGCAACTCGTGCCGCGTCGCGAGCCGAGCAATGCGACCGTCTGGAGCGGCTATTGGGTCGATGCGAGCATCGAACGCCTGCGCGCCGACGAACTGGCGCGCGCACGCGATCTGGCCGAAGCGGCATCGCGTGCGAAGGACGATTTCCTCGCGATGATGAGCCACGAAATCCGCACGCCGATGAACGGTGTGCTCGGACTCGTCGAAGTCCTGGAGCGCACCCGGCTCGATGCCGACCAAGGTGAGATGCTCGGGATGATCCACGAATCGGCGGGTGCGCTGCTGCAGATTCTCGACGACCTGCTCGATTATTCGAAGATCGAGGCGGGACGACTGACCATCGAGTCCGAGCCGATCGACCTGCGTGATCTGGTCGATACGGCGGTCGGTCTGCTGGCGGGGCGTGCGCATGAGAAAGGTCTCAAGGTGCGCGTCGATATCGATCCGCAAATCGCTGCAACGCTGCGCGGCGACAGCGTACGTCTGCGACAAATCCTGTTCAATCTGCTCGGCAACGCGATCAAGTTCACGCCGCGAGGCGAGGTCGACGTGAATGTGAAGGTAGTCGAGGAGAGCGAGGCGGGACAAACGGTCGAGATGACCGTCGTCGATACGGGCATTGGAATCGCGCCCGAGGTCCAGGCTCGCCTGTTCGAGCCTTTCATGCAGGCGGAATCGTCGACCACGCGGCGCTTCGGCGGCACGGGCCTGGGGCTGACGATCTGCCGCAAACTGATCGCGTTGATGGGCGGCACGCTGTCGTTGTCGAGCACGCCTGGCAAAGGCACGCATATGACGCTGCGTTTGCGCATGCCGCTCGAAATGCAGCAATACACGGCGGGCGGATTGCGCGGCAAGCGCGGCATCGTTGCGACGCCGGATGCGTGCGTCGCGAAGGCGCTCGCGCACTTCGGCGCGGCCCTCGGCATCGAACTGCGGTGCGCCGGTGCCGACCTTGCCGAGTTGCGCGATCCGCAAGCGCTGCGAAGCGTGGACCTCATCTTCGTCGGCGACGGCGTCGAACTGCCGGCGGCCGTCGCGCAGGCCGGCGCGAAAATCATCAGCTTGACCGAGAAGCCGAAGCCGACGGGCTACCGGATCGTCGATAACGCCGTGCGCGTGAGCATCAACCCGATCTCATGGCGCGGCCTGAGCGCGGCATGCGCGGCCGCGTTGACGGGCCTTTCGCCGACGCCCGCGCGTCTTCCCGGCGCAGCCGAAACCGCGGCCGCGCCGCCGGATCGGGAGCGCGCGATTGCGTGCGGGCGCCTCGTGCTCGTCGCCGAAGATCATCCCGTCAATCAGGAGCTGATCCGTCATCAACTGGCGCTGCTCGGTTTCGCGTGCGACGTCGTCAATAACGGCGCCGAGGCACTCGAAGCACTCGACGCCACACCGTACGGCTTCCTGATTACCGACTGTCACATGCCCATCATGTCCGGCTACGAATTGGCGCGATCGGTGCGCGAAAGCGAGCGGCTGACAGGCGCGCATCTGCCGATACTCGGGATCACCGCGAACACCGCGCCCGAAGATCTGAAGGCATGCCGCGAGGCCGGCATGGACGATTGCCTTGTCAAACCGACGCGGCTCGCCACCTTGCGTGAATATCTGAGCCGCTGGTTCGGCGCGGACAGCGCGCGGCCCGCCACGCTAGGCGACGCAACCACGGCTGTCGTCCCGGATGCCGGACATGAAAGCGCCGGCGGCATCCCATTCGTTCCCGTCGATCTCAGCCAGCTGACGCAGATCTGGGGCAGTGAATCGACGGTCAAATCGCTGCTCGATGCGTTCGTGTCGGCCGTGCGCGACGATCTGCGCGCGTTGCCGCCGCTGCTGAACGACATCGATATTCCGGCGTTGCGTCAATGGCATCATCGTGTCGCTGGCGCGGTGGGCGTCTTGCAGTATCCGCCGCTGCTCGGCGCGCTCGAACAGTATCGGGGGCAATTGACCTCGGCGCCGTCGGATGCGCTGCGCAGCGAGGGCATTGCGCTCGTGCGGACGTGCAATGCGATGCTCGACGGCATCGAAGAGCAGGCGGCGCTGCTCGCCTGA
- a CDS encoding CHRD domain-containing protein, with protein sequence MIAIRKLSMVAVLWALASGVALADTVELKADLEPSSEVPPRVSHGHGALNATFDTSTNTLKWTATYESLSGPVTMAHFHGPAPVGQNAKVQVPIDKNALASPIKGSATLTEHQVTDLMGGQWYFNVHTAQNPTGEIRGQVLPAN encoded by the coding sequence ATGATTGCAATTCGAAAGCTGAGCATGGTGGCTGTCTTGTGGGCGCTGGCGTCGGGCGTCGCGCTGGCGGATACGGTGGAATTGAAGGCGGACCTGGAGCCGTCGAGTGAAGTGCCGCCGCGCGTGAGTCACGGGCATGGCGCATTGAACGCCACGTTCGATACCTCCACCAATACACTCAAGTGGACAGCGACTTACGAGAGTCTGTCGGGTCCCGTGACGATGGCGCATTTCCACGGTCCAGCGCCCGTCGGGCAGAACGCCAAGGTGCAGGTGCCCATCGACAAAAACGCGCTCGCCAGTCCGATCAAAGGCTCGGCAACGCTGACGGAGCATCAGGTCACCGACCTGATGGGCGGCCAGTGGTACTTCAACGTTCACACCGCGCAGAATCCGACGGGGGAAATTCGCGGGCAGGTGTTGCCGGCGAATTAA
- a CDS encoding alpha/beta hydrolase: MSWQSALACWFLRRQFHPQTRHPTISAERARRLTAKRAYTPRVPSGWTLDERYGEHDWPLRGEWLTRVDGRHTATILYLHGGGYYFCSPQTHRAASFGLASRSGARVFSLDYRLAPEHPFPAALDDALAAYRRLLEDGTKPDSVVIAGDSAGGGLALATLVALRDAGEPLPAGAILFSPWTDLAATGASLQTNDGIDPMFHGPSIARAARLYLADTPSTHPYASPLYAELKGLPPLFMQVGSTEVLLDDSRRVADKARAAGVDIDFEIWRKMPHVWQLWAPFIPEARRALDLAARFVARVTSEPRDIHPASERSIA; encoded by the coding sequence ATGAGTTGGCAAAGCGCCTTGGCATGCTGGTTCCTGCGCCGTCAGTTTCATCCGCAGACGCGGCATCCGACGATCAGCGCCGAACGTGCACGCAGGCTGACGGCGAAACGCGCGTACACGCCGCGTGTGCCGTCCGGCTGGACGCTGGATGAACGCTACGGCGAGCACGACTGGCCGTTGCGCGGCGAATGGCTGACGCGCGTCGACGGCAGGCACACGGCGACGATCCTCTATCTGCACGGCGGCGGCTATTACTTCTGCTCGCCGCAAACGCATCGCGCGGCATCCTTTGGGCTTGCTTCGCGCAGCGGCGCGCGGGTGTTCTCGCTCGATTACCGTCTCGCGCCCGAGCACCCGTTTCCCGCCGCGCTCGACGATGCATTGGCCGCGTATCGCCGCTTGCTCGAAGACGGCACGAAGCCCGACTCGGTCGTGATCGCCGGCGATTCGGCGGGCGGCGGCCTCGCGCTCGCAACGCTGGTCGCGCTGCGCGATGCGGGGGAGCCATTGCCGGCCGGTGCAATCCTGTTTTCGCCGTGGACCGATCTCGCGGCGACCGGCGCGTCGCTGCAAACCAATGACGGCATCGATCCGATGTTTCACGGCCCTTCCATCGCAAGGGCCGCAAGGCTTTATCTCGCCGACACGCCGTCTACGCATCCATACGCATCGCCGCTCTACGCGGAACTGAAGGGGCTGCCGCCGCTCTTCATGCAGGTGGGCAGCACAGAAGTCCTGCTCGACGATTCGCGCCGCGTCGCGGACAAGGCGCGCGCAGCGGGCGTCGATATCGACTTCGAGATCTGGCGCAAGATGCCGCACGTGTGGCAGCTCTGGGCGCCGTTCATTCCCGAAGCGCGCCGTGCGCTCGATCTCGCCGCGCGCTTCGTCGCGCGCGTGACGAGCGAGCCGCGCGACATTCATCCGGCGAGCGAAAGGTCGATCGCCTGA
- a CDS encoding EcsC family protein, translating to MEPTMLAAPPLSADDLAALRRAKHELESPALTMKLASIVGSPMEKLISRMPSIASDKVNDATQLALRKCLQIALRTLGRPMGGAPLGASDRPSNLLHKFAVATTGAAGGAFGLFALPVELPVTTTLMFRSICDIARSEGEDLTSVDAQLQCLTVLGMGGTSKADDDADYGYFIMRGALAQAVSKASSEIATKGFTTHGSAALLRLLNTIAARFSVQVSEQIAAKSIPAIGAVLGAMVNTVFIDHFQQVAHGHFTVRRLERQYGTEAVQAAYQAIDLSLAG from the coding sequence ATGGAACCCACTATGCTCGCCGCCCCGCCGCTTTCCGCGGACGATCTCGCGGCCCTGCGCCGCGCCAAACACGAGCTCGAAAGCCCGGCGCTGACGATGAAGCTCGCCAGCATCGTCGGCTCGCCGATGGAAAAGCTGATTTCGCGCATGCCGTCGATCGCCAGCGACAAGGTCAACGACGCGACGCAACTCGCACTGCGCAAATGTCTGCAGATCGCGCTGCGCACGCTCGGTCGTCCGATGGGCGGCGCGCCGCTCGGTGCCAGCGACCGGCCGAGCAATCTGCTGCACAAGTTCGCGGTGGCGACGACGGGCGCAGCGGGCGGCGCATTCGGGCTGTTCGCGCTACCCGTCGAACTGCCCGTCACGACCACGCTGATGTTCCGCTCGATCTGCGATATCGCGCGCAGCGAGGGCGAGGATCTGACGTCCGTCGATGCACAACTGCAATGCCTGACGGTGCTCGGCATGGGCGGCACGTCGAAAGCCGACGACGACGCCGATTATGGCTACTTCATCATGCGCGGCGCGCTGGCGCAGGCGGTGTCGAAAGCGTCGTCGGAGATCGCGACGAAAGGGTTTACGACACACGGCTCGGCGGCGTTGCTGCGGCTCTTGAACACGATCGCGGCGCGCTTCTCCGTGCAGGTGAGCGAGCAGATTGCTGCGAAGTCGATTCCGGCCATCGGCGCGGTGCTTGGCGCGATGGTCAACACCGTGTTCATCGATCACTTCCAGCAGGTTGCGCACGGCCACTTCACCGTGCGCCGGCTCGAGCGCCAGTACGGCACCGAGGCCGTGCAGGCCGCGTATCAGGCGATCGACCTTTCGCTCGCCGGATGA
- a CDS encoding MFS transporter, translated as MAVHTAAHHSSGQVLPFRESLLAMLGVSFVSMLVALDQTVVGTALPTIVADLKGFELYAWVATSYLLTSVITVPIFGRLGDYYGRKPFVIASIIVFTAASVLCGAANNMLFLVIARGLQGIGGGMLVGTAFACIPDLFPDSVVRLRWQVLMSTAFGIANAIGPSLGGFLTQYYGWRSVFYVNLPVGLLSLFFVWRYLPHLRHVVHEGKMRLDWPGALLIALSLGSLQMFVELLPKHGVTASALALLVVSVACAIALWKWEKRFPQAILPIDMFRNKSLSALFVLAVLGGFAMFSLLFYAPLLFQGGFGMTPNEAGLVITPLVVFITIGSIANGRIVSRVPNPNVMLFIGFALFAAASLGVVVATRAMPHWLLMLFMTFGGLGLGFVLPNLTVFAQQTAGREHLGIATALLQSLRMIGGMIGTALTGTLVTHMYASGVRSALDGDQASQWIADLGDPQILVNRDAQHTLLNELAKAGHNGAVLLESARESLVGAIHIGLMLGALVSLFAIWQSRRVPPVKLRKQIEPVIHAD; from the coding sequence ATGGCCGTGCATACCGCCGCCCACCATTCGAGTGGGCAAGTTTTACCGTTCCGGGAGTCGCTGCTGGCGATGCTCGGCGTTTCTTTCGTCTCGATGCTCGTCGCGCTCGACCAAACCGTGGTCGGCACCGCGCTACCGACGATCGTCGCGGATCTCAAGGGCTTCGAGCTGTACGCGTGGGTCGCGACGTCGTATCTGCTGACGTCGGTGATTACCGTGCCGATCTTCGGGCGCCTCGGTGACTATTACGGCCGCAAGCCGTTCGTCATTGCATCGATCATCGTGTTCACGGCTGCTTCCGTGCTCTGCGGCGCGGCCAACAACATGCTGTTCCTGGTGATCGCGCGCGGCTTGCAGGGCATCGGCGGCGGCATGCTGGTCGGCACCGCGTTCGCCTGCATTCCCGATCTCTTTCCCGATTCCGTGGTCCGGTTGCGCTGGCAGGTGCTGATGAGTACGGCGTTCGGCATCGCGAACGCCATTGGTCCGTCGCTCGGCGGCTTTCTCACGCAGTACTACGGCTGGCGCTCGGTGTTCTACGTGAATCTGCCCGTCGGTTTGTTGTCGCTGTTTTTCGTGTGGCGTTATCTGCCGCATCTGCGGCATGTCGTTCACGAAGGCAAGATGCGGCTCGACTGGCCCGGCGCGTTGTTGATCGCGCTGTCGCTCGGCAGCTTGCAGATGTTCGTCGAATTGCTGCCCAAGCATGGCGTGACAGCTTCGGCGCTTGCGTTGCTCGTCGTGAGCGTGGCGTGCGCGATTGCGTTGTGGAAATGGGAAAAGCGCTTCCCACAAGCGATTCTCCCCATCGACATGTTCCGCAACAAGAGCCTGTCCGCGCTGTTCGTGCTGGCCGTGCTCGGCGGCTTCGCGATGTTCTCGCTGCTGTTCTACGCGCCGCTGTTGTTCCAGGGCGGCTTCGGCATGACGCCGAACGAGGCGGGGCTCGTGATCACGCCGCTCGTCGTGTTCATCACGATTGGCAGCATTGCGAATGGGCGCATCGTGTCGCGCGTGCCGAACCCGAACGTGATGCTGTTCATCGGCTTCGCGCTGTTCGCGGCGGCGTCGCTCGGCGTGGTGGTCGCGACGCGCGCGATGCCGCACTGGCTGCTGATGCTGTTCATGACCTTCGGCGGACTCGGCCTCGGCTTCGTGCTGCCGAACCTGACCGTGTTCGCGCAGCAGACGGCGGGCCGCGAGCATCTCGGCATCGCGACGGCGCTGCTGCAGTCGCTGCGGATGATCGGCGGGATGATCGGCACGGCGCTGACGGGCACGCTCGTCACGCATATGTACGCGAGCGGCGTGCGCAGCGCGCTCGATGGCGATCAGGCGAGCCAATGGATCGCCGATCTCGGCGATCCGCAGATCCTCGTGAACCGCGACGCGCAGCACACGCTTTTGAACGAACTCGCGAAGGCAGGGCACAATGGCGCCGTACTGCTGGAGTCGGCGCGCGAGTCGCTGGTGGGTGCGATCCATATCGGCCTGATGCTGGGCGCGCTGGTGTCGCTGTTTGCGATCTGGCAGAGCCGGCGCGTGCCGCCCGTCAAGCTGCGCAAGCAGATCGAGCCGGTCATCCACGCGGATTGA
- a CDS encoding MarR family winged helix-turn-helix transcriptional regulator — translation MEEQDRVAILHQFGRTYRAFMSAFEGRVGHPMPRWRILLALYEQAGESSQKKLVERLRIDPGALTRQLKSLEAMGWISRSMDERDNRITNVKLTAHGRAAIETSLPDRNAFLHDTMAALPDDVLEGLSSALTMLEARIGEVAASAGTDVEATQTGR, via the coding sequence ATGGAAGAACAGGACCGCGTCGCTATCCTGCATCAGTTTGGACGCACGTATCGCGCGTTCATGTCGGCGTTCGAAGGGCGCGTCGGGCATCCTATGCCGCGCTGGCGCATTCTGCTCGCGTTGTACGAGCAGGCGGGCGAGTCGTCGCAGAAGAAACTGGTCGAACGCTTGCGCATCGATCCGGGCGCGCTGACGCGGCAATTGAAGTCGCTCGAAGCGATGGGCTGGATCTCGCGCAGCATGGACGAGCGCGACAACCGCATCACGAACGTGAAGCTCACGGCGCATGGCCGCGCCGCGATCGAAACGAGCCTGCCGGATCGCAACGCATTCCTGCACGACACGATGGCCGCCTTGCCCGACGATGTGCTAGAGGGTCTGTCGAGCGCGCTGACGATGCTCGAAGCGCGCATCGGCGAAGTAGCCGCGTCTGCGGGGACCGATGTGGAAGCGACGCAAACCGGGCGTTGA